One window of Methanothermobacter tenebrarum genomic DNA carries:
- a CDS encoding fibrillarin-like rRNA/tRNA 2'-O-methyltransferase, with product MKKIKGIEGVYLHENYLLTVNLAKGMQVYGEKLFKWGGREYRVWDPYRSKLAAAILNGLKTLKIRKDSRILYLGASAGTTASHFSDMATDGIIYCIESSPRMMRELVKVCENRKNMIPILKDATRPRDYLHLIEKVDFLYCDVAQPRQSQLFTENMKLFLKKEGQGLLMIKARSIDVTRKPSIIFKEEEGKIKSSGFNVRERIRLEPYEKDHLALLVEFSD from the coding sequence ATGAAGAAAATCAAGGGGATAGAGGGCGTTTATCTCCATGAAAATTATCTTTTAACAGTTAACCTCGCAAAGGGTATGCAAGTTTATGGTGAAAAATTATTCAAGTGGGGTGGGCGAGAATACCGTGTCTGGGATCCCTACAGGTCCAAGCTAGCAGCCGCCATACTTAACGGTCTTAAGACCCTTAAAATCAGGAAAGACTCGAGGATATTATACTTGGGCGCGTCAGCGGGTACTACAGCGTCACATTTCTCTGACATGGCCACTGATGGTATTATATATTGTATAGAATCTTCTCCACGGATGATGAGAGAACTGGTAAAGGTGTGTGAAAACCGGAAAAACATGATCCCAATACTTAAGGATGCTACCCGCCCAAGGGATTATCTACATCTTATAGAGAAAGTGGATTTCCTCTATTGTGACGTGGCGCAACCAAGACAAAGTCAACTTTTCACAGAAAACATGAAATTATTCCTCAAAAAAGAGGGTCAAGGATTGTTGATGATAAAAGCAAGAAGCATAGACGTTACGAGAAAACCCTCCATAATCTTTAAAGAGGAGGAAGGGAAGATAAAGAGTTCTGGTTTCAATGTTAGAGAGAGGATTAGATTAGAACCTTATGAGAAGGATCATCTAGCTTTACTTGTTGAATTTAGCGACTAG
- a CDS encoding CBS domain-containing protein, which translates to MKIKYLMNQNVTCIDKDQNICDALRIMKKNNISRLVVINTNNEHVKEVVGIITEKDIAKKLGSSRYGNLAPSHFHVSTVMSPNIITADVNMDVSTAAHIMLENHIGSLPVIEDDKLVGILTKTDILEICKGKPYEKSLVEDVMSSELITIEPTERMIHARRLMIDANIGRLPVMEDGELVGIITSKDIARSMIAFRKVVPDKYKSARIRNLLVEDLMTQNVKTVKTTDNISKTASKMIETGYGGFPVLDEKGTLVGIITKSDILDLIVEMEGG; encoded by the coding sequence ATGAAGATAAAATACCTCATGAACCAGAACGTCACCTGTATTGATAAAGATCAAAACATTTGTGATGCCCTGCGGATAATGAAAAAGAATAATATTTCACGCCTCGTGGTCATAAACACTAACAATGAGCATGTAAAAGAAGTTGTTGGGATAATAACTGAAAAGGATATAGCCAAAAAACTTGGATCCTCAAGATACGGGAACCTAGCACCATCACATTTCCACGTATCAACTGTCATGAGCCCAAATATTATAACAGCAGATGTTAACATGGACGTGAGCACAGCAGCCCATATAATGCTAGAAAATCACATAGGAAGCCTACCAGTCATAGAAGATGATAAATTAGTCGGCATACTCACCAAAACAGACATACTCGAAATATGCAAAGGCAAACCCTATGAAAAAAGTTTAGTGGAAGACGTGATGAGTTCAGAGCTCATAACCATAGAACCAACAGAAAGGATGATACACGCCAGGAGATTAATGATAGACGCGAACATAGGGAGACTACCAGTCATGGAAGATGGAGAACTAGTAGGAATCATCACATCAAAGGATATAGCACGTTCAATGATAGCCTTCAGAAAAGTAGTCCCTGACAAATACAAAAGCGCAAGGATAAGAAACCTGCTCGTAGAGGATCTCATGACACAAAACGTTAAAACAGTGAAAACAACTGATAACATATCAAAGACAGCATCAAAGATGATAGAAACAGGATACGGGGGCTTCCCAGTATTAGATGAGAAGGGCACGCTCGTGGGTATAATAACCAAAAGCGACATATTAGATCTCATAGTTGAAATGGAGGGGGGTTAA
- a CDS encoding RNA ligase has product MDWRRNNSLKNFFFTCEKCAFTGRLYAENFLENKIATALGISPERLERAIRRRGVKFYKSINPALLFKKDLMHIESGTVVYITDDKLEIIRGFPKIRRTLILSPTIEKHFKDKVAVEEKMNGYNVRIASVNSKIIALTRGGYLCPFTTQKVQEFMDLDRFFKDNPNFVICGEMIGTANPYVSHYYPEIGELGFRIFDVREKATNKPLPVKEKRKLLKDYDLPMVRLLGTFPVKKAPEKIKEIVKKLGEEGREGVVIKDPQMELPPIKYTASQAHANEIKYAFTYPFDFGRAFFFSRVIREGFQAYEMGESDDELRERAHRLGEAIIYPMVKTIKKIAEDGIAHEDTTINVSSRKEAREFIKHLHALDVSATIIDYKDGEAVIRRFHQATTDRTKNFLEGGLY; this is encoded by the coding sequence GTGGACTGGAGAAGGAACAACTCCCTTAAGAATTTCTTTTTCACCTGCGAAAAATGCGCTTTCACAGGGAGATTATACGCCGAAAACTTCCTAGAAAATAAAATAGCAACAGCCCTAGGAATAAGCCCCGAAAGGCTAGAAAGGGCCATTAGGAGACGTGGAGTTAAATTCTACAAGTCAATAAACCCGGCTTTGCTCTTCAAAAAAGATCTCATGCACATAGAATCTGGTACGGTAGTTTATATCACAGATGATAAACTGGAGATAATAAGGGGCTTCCCGAAGATCCGAAGAACCCTAATATTATCCCCAACCATAGAAAAACACTTCAAGGACAAGGTAGCGGTCGAGGAAAAGATGAACGGTTACAACGTAAGAATAGCATCAGTCAACTCAAAGATAATAGCCCTCACAAGAGGCGGATACCTTTGTCCATTCACCACCCAGAAAGTCCAGGAATTCATGGACCTAGACAGATTCTTCAAGGACAACCCAAACTTTGTAATCTGCGGGGAGATGATAGGCACAGCCAACCCCTACGTTTCACACTATTATCCAGAGATAGGTGAACTAGGATTCAGAATATTCGATGTGAGGGAAAAAGCCACGAATAAACCATTACCTGTTAAAGAGAAGAGGAAATTACTTAAAGATTATGATCTTCCAATGGTCCGTTTACTGGGCACCTTCCCAGTGAAGAAAGCCCCGGAGAAGATAAAAGAGATCGTGAAAAAACTGGGAGAAGAAGGCAGGGAAGGTGTTGTGATAAAAGACCCCCAGATGGAATTACCACCCATAAAATATACAGCATCCCAAGCACATGCAAATGAAATAAAATACGCCTTCACCTACCCATTCGATTTTGGGAGAGCATTCTTCTTCAGTAGAGTGATAAGGGAAGGGTTCCAAGCATACGAAATGGGAGAATCTGATGATGAACTGCGTGAAAGAGCCCACAGACTCGGCGAAGCCATAATCTACCCCATGGTAAAAACGATAAAAAAGATAGCCGAGGATGGGATAGCGCACGAGGACACCACCATTAACGTGTCAAGTAGAAAGGAAGCCAGGGAATTTATAAAACATCTCCATGCGTTAGACGTATCAGCAACCATCATAGACTACAAAGATGGTGAAGCCGTTATAAGACGTTTCCACCAGGCAACTACTGATAGGACAAAAAATTTCCTAGAAGGCGGACTATACTAG
- the pheA gene encoding prephenate dehydratase, protein MDVIAYLGPEGTFTEEAARRLSKKLIPFDSIIDVLDAVKNRKADKGVVPIENSIEGPVGVTLDLLAHEYDLCIEREIVLKVDHYLLANKGARLEELTDVYSHPQSLAQCHKFIEKMGLRAHSTPSTAAAARIIKGKRGYCAIGTPRAARLYNLEILAGGIQDYTPNMTRFIAIALHDHEFTGYDKTSILFTLAEDKPGGLYEILGLFAEANVNLTKIESRPSKMGLGRYIFFIDFEGHRKEKNISMILEEIKDRTPFMKILGSYPMDDWYRKR, encoded by the coding sequence TTGGATGTTATAGCATATCTTGGACCAGAAGGAACTTTCACGGAGGAAGCGGCCCGCAGATTATCAAAGAAACTAATACCATTCGATTCCATTATAGATGTCCTGGATGCTGTGAAAAACAGGAAGGCTGATAAGGGTGTTGTACCTATCGAAAATTCGATTGAGGGTCCTGTAGGCGTTACATTAGATCTTCTAGCCCATGAGTACGATCTCTGCATAGAAAGAGAAATAGTATTAAAGGTTGATCATTATCTGCTCGCTAATAAAGGTGCCAGATTAGAAGAACTCACAGATGTGTACTCACACCCCCAATCACTCGCCCAATGCCACAAATTCATAGAAAAGATGGGTCTTAGAGCACATTCAACACCCAGCACCGCCGCCGCCGCCAGGATCATAAAGGGTAAAAGGGGATATTGTGCCATAGGCACCCCCAGGGCGGCCAGATTATATAACCTAGAGATTTTAGCTGGGGGTATCCAAGATTATACTCCTAACATGACACGATTCATCGCTATAGCCTTACATGATCATGAATTCACGGGCTATGATAAAACCTCAATATTATTCACACTTGCAGAGGATAAGCCGGGAGGCTTATATGAGATCTTGGGATTATTTGCGGAGGCTAATGTAAATTTAACCAAGATAGAATCTAGGCCTTCTAAGATGGGTCTTGGAAGATACATATTCTTCATAGACTTTGAAGGGCATAGAAAAGAAAAGAATATAAGTATGATATTAGAGGAGATTAAAGATAGAACACCATTCATGAAGATCCTAGGTTCATATCCAATGGATGACTGGTACAGGAAAAGATAG
- a CDS encoding 4Fe-4S cluster-binding domain-containing protein, with the protein MRCKICGGTATQILDHICGNCLKKEPERIVQDLTKKAHSESRMIPPVLPPQDPGGVTCYECGNLCRIKEEEYGFCRLRQVKNGRIHTRINTSREAVGIFYFDPLPTNCVADWVCPGGTGAGYPQYAYSPGPEYGYKNLAIFFGSCSFDCLYCQNSSYREMALKGKPLFTVQEIIRSLDDKSACICFFGGDPSPQMSFALSVAREALKEKRVRF; encoded by the coding sequence GTGCGTTGCAAAATTTGTGGCGGAACCGCCACCCAAATCCTAGACCATATTTGTGGAAACTGCCTGAAAAAAGAACCTGAGAGGATAGTCCAAGATCTGACAAAGAAAGCCCATAGTGAAAGTCGCATGATACCCCCAGTTTTACCCCCACAAGATCCTGGGGGCGTTACCTGTTATGAGTGTGGTAACCTTTGCAGGATAAAAGAGGAAGAATATGGTTTCTGCCGCCTGCGCCAAGTGAAAAATGGGAGGATACACACCAGGATAAATACGAGTCGAGAAGCTGTCGGTATTTTTTATTTTGATCCATTACCCACCAATTGCGTGGCTGACTGGGTTTGTCCAGGGGGTACAGGGGCTGGTTATCCACAATATGCCTATTCACCAGGCCCGGAATATGGTTACAAGAATCTCGCCATATTCTTCGGGAGTTGTTCATTTGATTGCTTATACTGTCAAAACAGTTCATATCGTGAAATGGCCCTCAAAGGAAAACCATTATTTACAGTCCAAGAAATAATCAGAAGCCTAGACGATAAAAGCGCATGTATATGCTTTTTTGGGGGTGATCCATCGCCGCAGATGTCATTCGCATTATCAGTAGCCAGGGAGGCTCTGAAAGAAAAAAGGGTGAGATTTTGA
- a CDS encoding NOP5/NOP56 family protein → MPCVAGFIAFNENLDIVDYELFPRKSVISRLLEFEKGLTSEEEKIIKRLLREYGEISIESAHRWKYGKFKGVILESPNIGGEYLRENLREILEEIGFIKDGEFGEFIYEINKGITLKKLEESFKEQDKLIIQAVNALDDLDEAIGKFVERIREWYSIYFPELESVKDHEHYVKLIAEKPRREDIIKLKKLPEKSIGGEFEEEDIEIIREFAKAIRSLQLLRKSIERYIESKMGYLAPNLQDVAGTTLGAKLIAHAGSMKKLALSPSSTIQVMGAEKALFRHLRRGSKPPKHGLIYQHPLVRGSNWRVRGKIARALASKISLAARKDLFTGEHDPNIKEDLYKRIDIIKRQTPKKRG, encoded by the coding sequence GTGCCATGTGTTGCCGGTTTCATAGCATTTAATGAAAATTTAGATATTGTAGATTATGAACTTTTCCCTAGAAAATCTGTAATTTCAAGGTTGCTAGAATTCGAAAAAGGGTTAACCAGCGAAGAGGAGAAGATCATAAAAAGACTCCTCAGAGAATATGGGGAGATATCCATAGAATCTGCGCATAGATGGAAGTATGGGAAATTTAAGGGGGTTATCTTAGAGTCTCCAAATATTGGGGGTGAATATCTTCGAGAAAATTTGAGGGAAATCCTTGAGGAGATTGGATTCATCAAGGATGGTGAATTCGGGGAGTTCATATATGAGATAAACAAGGGGATAACCCTCAAAAAATTGGAAGAATCCTTCAAAGAACAGGATAAACTGATTATACAAGCTGTTAACGCCTTAGATGATCTTGACGAGGCCATAGGAAAATTTGTTGAAAGGATAAGAGAATGGTACTCGATATATTTCCCGGAACTGGAGTCTGTGAAGGACCATGAACATTATGTTAAACTCATAGCAGAAAAACCGAGAAGAGAAGATATAATAAAATTGAAAAAGTTGCCAGAGAAGAGTATAGGGGGGGAATTCGAAGAAGAGGACATAGAGATTATAAGAGAGTTTGCGAAGGCCATCAGATCATTACAGTTATTGAGAAAATCCATAGAAAGGTATATAGAGTCGAAAATGGGATACTTAGCACCCAACCTGCAGGATGTTGCCGGCACGACACTCGGCGCAAAATTAATAGCACACGCAGGAAGCATGAAAAAATTAGCACTTTCACCTTCTTCGACCATACAAGTGATGGGGGCTGAAAAAGCCCTATTCAGGCACCTTAGAAGGGGTTCGAAACCCCCAAAACATGGGCTAATATATCAGCACCCCCTCGTTAGGGGATCAAATTGGCGCGTCCGCGGCAAAATCGCACGTGCACTAGCCTCAAAGATCTCCCTCGCAGCGAGAAAGGACTTATTCACGGGAGAACATGACCCTAATATAAAAGAAGATTTGTATAAACGGATAGATATCATAAAAAGGCAAACCCCAAAGAAAAGAGGATAA
- a CDS encoding PsbP-related protein, whose product MKKSLIIILFIVMAMVSVAGCTSQSKEENKRFTGDNITFEYPADWVIANSQANDTIVAVADPKSVNPRTGYAQTVVVIQKRRLEGDFYQVYNENYATLFNNSSYQRVSEGNITIGSYQALESTYLVTEGDVKKKQMAIWIQRGEEVYVILCSALASEFDKEKANFDIVINSFNFIG is encoded by the coding sequence ATGAAAAAAAGTCTAATTATTATCCTATTTATTGTCATGGCCATGGTAAGTGTTGCAGGTTGCACTTCCCAATCAAAAGAAGAGAATAAAAGATTCACAGGGGATAATATAACATTTGAGTATCCTGCAGATTGGGTTATAGCGAATTCGCAGGCAAATGATACTATAGTGGCTGTGGCGGATCCTAAATCTGTAAATCCGCGAACAGGCTATGCACAGACTGTAGTGGTAATACAGAAGAGGAGGTTAGAAGGTGACTTTTATCAGGTTTATAATGAAAACTATGCAACCCTATTTAATAATTCAAGTTATCAAAGAGTCTCCGAGGGTAACATAACCATAGGATCTTATCAAGCCCTTGAAAGCACTTACCTTGTAACAGAAGGTGATGTGAAGAAGAAACAGATGGCAATATGGATACAAAGAGGAGAAGAAGTATATGTGATACTCTGCAGCGCCCTAGCCAGTGAATTCGACAAGGAAAAAGCAAATTTTGATATTGTAATTAACAGTTTCAACTTCATAGGATAA
- a CDS encoding helix-turn-helix domain-containing protein — protein sequence MVLKNLILGYRKITGKSIDELARELEVPKTVVEGLESGEIKHPTPKLLSKIKRLTRGLDEKEIEAIGRGYRIKEFLGNYFKYFLKGLSKEKGIKTSKIKEMSPTELYKLVGKLDEDFIKITDKGRIASHS from the coding sequence ATGGTATTAAAAAACCTTATATTAGGTTATAGGAAAATCACAGGAAAAAGTATTGATGAACTTGCAAGGGAACTAGAAGTACCAAAGACTGTTGTAGAGGGCCTTGAGAGTGGTGAAATCAAACACCCCACCCCCAAGTTGCTTTCAAAGATCAAAAGGCTTACAAGGGGGTTGGACGAGAAGGAAATCGAGGCCATTGGAAGAGGTTACAGGATAAAAGAGTTCCTGGGCAACTATTTCAAATACTTCCTCAAGGGATTGTCCAAAGAAAAGGGAATAAAAACCTCCAAGATAAAAGAAATGTCCCCAACTGAATTATACAAACTAGTAGGGAAACTAGACGAGGACTTCATTAAAATAACAGATAAAGGTAGGATAGCAAGCCACTCCTAG
- a CDS encoding KH domain-containing protein → MMGLPICDVCLKSGILCQGCEDKLKSGEVSELELEISKVLYRLAEGKLGFKRAIDMGDVVIIITDRDQVGKLIGKGGKIVRTISRAIGKRVRIVGEDSDLKSVAEDVLAPARISGINIVYGKDGKEKFKIRVIKEDARRIPASLDVLNRIIKRLTGEETTIVVDEY, encoded by the coding sequence ATGATGGGATTGCCGATATGTGATGTTTGTCTAAAGAGTGGAATTTTATGTCAGGGTTGTGAGGATAAACTTAAAAGTGGCGAGGTGTCTGAACTAGAATTAGAGATCTCGAAGGTCCTTTATAGGCTGGCTGAGGGTAAATTAGGGTTTAAGAGGGCTATAGATATGGGTGATGTTGTTATTATCATCACTGATAGGGATCAGGTGGGTAAACTTATAGGTAAGGGTGGTAAGATTGTGAGGACCATTTCGAGGGCTATAGGTAAGCGTGTGAGGATTGTTGGTGAGGATTCTGATCTTAAGTCGGTCGCTGAGGATGTTCTTGCACCTGCAAGGATTTCCGGTATAAATATTGTGTATGGTAAGGATGGTAAGGAAAAATTCAAGATAAGGGTTATCAAGGAGGATGCTAGGAGGATACCAGCCAGCCTTGATGTTCTCAATAGGATCATAAAGCGATTGACTGGTGAGGAGACAACCATAGTAGTTGATGAGTACTAA
- a CDS encoding dihydroorotate dehydrogenase — MLDVNLCGVKMRNPTMLAAGVLGITASSLNRVYHHGAGAVVTKSFSLEPNMGYKNPTIVEVPYGLINAMGLSNPGVESFKEELYKIEDRIPVVASIYGSSPSEFVKVALEVQGLVDMIELNISCPHAMEGYGATIGQDPQLTFKVVEAVKEACKVPVAAKLTPNVTDIKEIALKAEEAGCDAITLINSLGPAMKIDLKTGKPILSNKFGGLSGPAIKPIAIRCVYEVYETVDVPLIGVGGITDYKDVVEFLYAGASAIQIGSAIFYHGLGIFKKVCDDLKAFMKREGFKSINKMVGLAHG, encoded by the coding sequence GTGTTAGATGTTAACCTTTGCGGGGTTAAAATGCGAAATCCTACAATGCTCGCCGCCGGCGTTCTCGGGATAACAGCATCATCATTAAATCGTGTTTATCATCATGGAGCAGGGGCTGTTGTCACCAAATCTTTTTCTCTTGAACCGAATATGGGCTATAAGAACCCGACTATAGTTGAGGTCCCATATGGGCTTATAAATGCTATGGGCCTGTCCAATCCTGGTGTTGAATCATTCAAGGAGGAACTATATAAGATAGAGGATAGGATACCGGTAGTAGCGTCTATATATGGTTCCTCCCCCAGCGAATTTGTGAAGGTTGCACTAGAAGTCCAAGGACTAGTGGACATGATTGAATTGAACATTTCATGCCCCCATGCAATGGAAGGCTATGGGGCGACAATAGGACAAGACCCACAACTAACATTCAAAGTGGTTGAAGCCGTTAAAGAAGCCTGTAAAGTGCCAGTAGCCGCTAAATTAACACCCAATGTCACGGATATCAAGGAGATAGCATTAAAGGCTGAAGAAGCAGGATGCGACGCCATAACCCTTATAAATTCCCTCGGACCCGCCATGAAAATAGACTTGAAAACAGGCAAACCAATCCTCTCCAATAAATTCGGGGGACTATCAGGCCCCGCGATAAAACCAATAGCCATCAGATGCGTATATGAAGTATATGAGACCGTGGATGTCCCCCTGATCGGCGTCGGTGGGATAACAGATTACAAAGATGTTGTAGAATTCCTATATGCGGGGGCCAGCGCAATCCAGATAGGTAGCGCCATATTCTACCATGGCCTTGGAATATTCAAAAAAGTCTGCGATGACCTTAAAGCCTTCATGAAAAGAGAAGGATTCAAAAGTATAAACAAGATGGTTGGATTAGCCCACGGATAA
- a CDS encoding CBS domain-containing protein — translation MKVEDVMTTTVIVMPDTQQVSYARNLMLKHGISHIVVVDSERKPVGIVTEKDITRKLRVAGPTWRRRPIDKISIKRVMSKDIITVPANADIREAVDIMLRNNISSLPVVEDGKLVGIITKTDLLRVYNEKCKGRWKVSDLMTKDVITVTENHTIAHVTSLMEENKIGRIIVIKDGEPIGIITSENISFAQLEDPETGVPLEKIYFIGRASKEKKKVRLVSMLTAGDIMTEDLIKLEENADAVEAANIMLKEKISGIPIVDEKNQLKGIITKTDIIKGIQ, via the coding sequence ATGAAAGTCGAAGATGTGATGACCACAACAGTAATAGTAATGCCAGACACTCAACAAGTTTCCTATGCCAGAAACCTAATGCTGAAACATGGGATAAGCCACATAGTCGTAGTGGACAGTGAAAGAAAACCAGTCGGTATAGTAACAGAAAAAGATATAACCCGCAAACTGCGGGTGGCCGGGCCAACATGGCGTAGAAGGCCAATAGACAAAATATCCATAAAGAGGGTGATGAGTAAAGACATTATAACCGTACCGGCCAATGCAGACATAAGAGAAGCCGTAGATATTATGCTAAGAAATAATATAAGCTCCCTACCCGTAGTAGAGGATGGGAAACTTGTTGGTATAATAACAAAAACAGACCTTCTCAGAGTTTATAATGAAAAATGTAAGGGCAGATGGAAAGTCTCCGATCTCATGACGAAGGATGTTATCACAGTCACAGAAAACCATACGATAGCCCATGTAACAAGTTTAATGGAAGAAAATAAGATAGGGAGGATCATCGTAATTAAAGACGGGGAACCAATAGGGATCATAACATCAGAGAACATATCATTCGCCCAACTTGAAGACCCCGAGACTGGAGTACCCCTTGAGAAAATCTATTTCATAGGAAGAGCATCGAAAGAGAAAAAGAAGGTCAGATTAGTCTCCATGTTAACAGCAGGGGACATCATGACAGAAGATCTCATAAAATTAGAAGAGAACGCTGACGCTGTCGAAGCCGCTAACATAATGTTAAAAGAGAAAATTAGCGGAATCCCCATAGTAGACGAGAAAAACCAACTCAAGGGTATAATAACAAAAACAGACATCATAAAAGGCATACAATAA
- the coaBC gene encoding bifunctional phosphopantothenoylcysteine decarboxylase/phosphopantothenate--cysteine ligase CoaBC, translating into MDIILCVTGSIAAIEAVKLARELRRQGASIKCFMSDGACNIIHPYAMEFATGNDVILELTGEIEHVKYADADLILVAPATANVISKLACRIADNPINALLIAALGYGTPIVMVPSMNLSMYRAIKYNVEKLAREGVIFVPPRMEEGKAKFPHLDDIVLTVLRETSTGNLRGKKVLVSAGGTYEALDPVRGVCNLSSGKMGLELAKEAFIQGADVTLLGANLSLEVPSCIGMVNVVSAAEMFDKVQELIKDFDVFISAAAVADFKPEYTEDKIPSSEGRILKLEPNPKIIDSVKDLNPNIYLVGFKAEYDVNEDELIELAREQRERCGADLVVANDLAVEGFGSDKIKPILVSDRVEKLPLMDKRELSKIIIQIVSQNL; encoded by the coding sequence ATGGATATTATACTTTGTGTAACCGGTAGTATAGCGGCCATAGAGGCCGTTAAGCTTGCACGCGAGCTTAGAAGGCAAGGCGCGAGTATAAAGTGTTTCATGAGTGATGGTGCTTGTAATATTATCCATCCTTATGCTATGGAGTTTGCAACGGGAAATGATGTCATATTAGAGCTTACAGGCGAGATAGAGCATGTTAAGTATGCTGACGCCGATCTGATCCTCGTTGCCCCGGCCACCGCCAATGTTATAAGCAAGTTAGCATGTAGGATAGCTGATAATCCGATAAACGCGCTTCTAATCGCGGCTTTAGGTTATGGGACTCCTATTGTAATGGTGCCTTCAATGAACTTGTCAATGTATCGGGCGATAAAATATAACGTGGAAAAACTTGCCAGGGAGGGTGTGATCTTCGTACCCCCGAGGATGGAGGAGGGGAAGGCTAAATTCCCCCATCTTGATGATATAGTGCTTACTGTTTTAAGGGAGACATCCACTGGCAATTTAAGGGGTAAGAAGGTTCTTGTAAGTGCTGGTGGAACCTATGAGGCATTGGATCCTGTGAGGGGTGTGTGTAATCTGAGTTCTGGTAAAATGGGTTTAGAATTAGCCAAGGAAGCTTTTATACAGGGTGCTGATGTCACACTCCTTGGGGCTAACTTATCCTTGGAGGTACCGTCATGTATAGGTATGGTTAATGTTGTATCAGCTGCTGAAATGTTTGATAAAGTCCAAGAGCTTATTAAAGATTTTGATGTTTTTATTTCAGCTGCTGCTGTGGCGGATTTCAAGCCGGAGTATACTGAAGATAAAATACCATCCTCTGAGGGGAGAATTTTAAAATTGGAGCCTAACCCTAAGATAATTGATAGTGTGAAGGATTTAAATCCTAATATTTATCTTGTCGGTTTCAAGGCTGAATATGATGTTAATGAGGATGAGCTTATAGAATTAGCCAGGGAACAGAGGGAAAGGTGTGGTGCGGATCTGGTTGTTGCTAATGATCTTGCAGTTGAAGGTTTCGGTTCAGATAAAATCAAACCGATATTGGTTTCTGATAGGGTGGAGAAACTACCCCTCATGGATAAAAGGGAACTTTCCAAGATAATAATACAAATTGTATCCCAGAATTTATAA
- a CDS encoding dihydroorotate dehydrogenase electron transfer subunit, translated as MHVPKILEIKRIIRESSDVKTLICPWDGKSPVPGQFMMIWDFKDEKPMSVSLIDKTNNEIGISIRKVGPFTSRIHKLREGDKLGLRGPYGRGFTIEGHRILAIGGGVGMAPIAALVEEARARDFEVDVIVAARTYDELLFLDRLEKTGARIFTCTDDGSCGFKGFAIDRLKTLKETYDMAMVCGPEAMMKGIFLELEKRGIPGQFSLERYIKCAMGLCGHCCLDNTGWRVCVEGPVFWSHELKMVKEFGEYKRDATGAIRPLG; from the coding sequence TTGCACGTTCCAAAAATCCTAGAAATCAAAAGGATTATCAGAGAATCATCAGACGTTAAAACACTAATATGCCCATGGGATGGGAAATCTCCAGTACCCGGACAATTCATGATGATCTGGGACTTCAAGGATGAGAAACCCATGTCAGTCTCATTAATCGACAAGACAAACAATGAAATAGGCATCTCAATAAGGAAGGTCGGACCATTCACCTCAAGAATCCACAAACTCAGAGAAGGAGACAAGCTCGGATTAAGAGGACCCTACGGGCGGGGATTCACCATAGAAGGTCATAGGATATTAGCCATAGGTGGTGGTGTTGGCATGGCCCCAATAGCAGCCCTGGTAGAGGAAGCCAGGGCAAGGGATTTTGAAGTTGATGTTATAGTCGCGGCCAGAACCTATGATGAGCTACTATTCCTGGATCGTCTCGAAAAAACTGGTGCCAGGATATTCACATGTACTGATGATGGAAGCTGCGGATTCAAAGGATTTGCCATCGACCGTTTAAAAACCCTCAAGGAAACATATGATATGGCCATGGTTTGCGGTCCTGAGGCGATGATGAAGGGCATATTCCTAGAATTAGAAAAGAGGGGCATACCTGGCCAATTCTCCCTTGAAAGGTATATAAAATGTGCCATGGGCCTGTGTGGACATTGTTGTCTGGATAATACTGGTTGGAGAGTCTGTGTAGAGGGGCCGGTCTTCTGGAGTCATGAGCTTAAAATGGTGAAGGAATTCGGAGAATACAAGAGGGACGCTACAGGCGCGATAAGACCATTAGGGTGA